The proteins below are encoded in one region of Micromonospora pisi:
- a CDS encoding ATP-binding protein: MALIGRRRELAAVEQLLDRAQAGVGGHLVLSGPTGAGKTALVDAAATLAGNRGMTVLRTAGTGVDSGLLLWDQLLRDLGAEELPPDAGPRDLDRAAQAIARGGPRLLLVDDLDRAGAHSVAFLTLLGSRLRSGATVLLATTEHPLGLAPELRLSGLTEPELADLLPELPPAAVHAVWLASAGLPGAAVDLAAEVTGLDSPADAVIHLALTTPSRAEFLDLDLGLIRLLEAATASPLPPAVRALVLARLARELLGDPSAGARRRELVDEALALARMTGSPGTVAAVLDCRLHALWDPAAAEERLATASEIVTQARRAGDAMVERRGLFWRFVALAELGDLGAAEAALTAYARAGELAGDAEAAVVVLARQAMLATVRGRLDVAATLAAEVGVRGRQAGLNDTDRLVASLYGRIGMIRGAIGSSAEDLQILARRLPGHFFEATAARSLAESGRDVEAALELERVLPAVLSGSGPRWVGALADLAMVAARLGEPASAQALYEALLPYQGRLVVWGGANTITGPVDDYLGRLATRLGRPDQALSHLDSAIALERRIGALPWLAATLVVRAGVLGGHGGGVEDRARVDDDLDRARSIAQRLGMIGLLATLTPPADEWRLTREGEDWRLDAGAETARLRDSQGVRYLRTLLAAPGQEIAALDLVAGGTGLRVPDGDVVLDDAACAAYRRRLATLEEQLDAADRAGDVERAAATQSERAALVAELRRASGLGGRPRVHASEAERARVNATRTLWSTVKRVESAAPLAGAHLRASLRTGRQFRYQPAPGGPTRWSV, from the coding sequence GTGGCCCTGATCGGACGCCGGCGCGAACTCGCCGCGGTGGAACAGTTGCTGGACCGGGCGCAGGCGGGAGTCGGCGGGCATCTCGTGCTGAGCGGGCCCACCGGGGCCGGCAAGACGGCGCTGGTCGACGCGGCCGCGACCCTGGCCGGTAACCGGGGAATGACGGTGCTCCGTACGGCCGGGACCGGTGTCGACTCCGGGCTGCTCCTCTGGGACCAGCTACTCCGCGACCTCGGAGCGGAGGAACTGCCACCCGACGCCGGGCCCCGGGATCTCGACCGCGCCGCACAGGCGATCGCCCGAGGCGGCCCCCGCCTGCTCCTGGTCGACGACCTCGACCGGGCCGGCGCACATTCCGTGGCGTTCCTGACCCTGCTCGGCTCCCGACTCCGATCCGGCGCGACCGTGCTGCTCGCGACGACCGAACATCCCCTCGGACTCGCCCCGGAGCTGCGGCTGAGCGGTTTGACGGAACCGGAACTCGCCGACCTGCTACCCGAGCTGCCCCCGGCCGCCGTACACGCGGTGTGGCTCGCCTCGGCCGGTCTGCCCGGTGCCGCCGTCGACCTCGCCGCTGAGGTGACCGGGCTCGACTCCCCCGCCGACGCCGTCATCCACCTGGCACTGACCACGCCGTCCCGAGCCGAGTTCCTCGACCTCGACCTGGGTCTGATCCGCCTGTTGGAGGCCGCCACCGCCAGCCCGCTGCCACCGGCCGTCCGGGCCCTGGTCCTGGCCCGGCTCGCCCGCGAACTGCTCGGCGACCCGTCGGCCGGGGCGCGCCGCCGCGAGCTGGTCGACGAGGCGCTGGCCCTGGCCCGGATGACCGGCAGTCCCGGCACGGTCGCCGCGGTGCTCGACTGCCGGCTGCACGCGCTCTGGGACCCGGCCGCCGCCGAGGAACGCCTCGCCACCGCCTCGGAGATCGTGACGCAGGCGCGGCGGGCAGGCGACGCCATGGTGGAACGACGCGGGCTGTTCTGGCGCTTCGTCGCGCTCGCCGAGCTGGGTGACCTGGGAGCCGCCGAGGCGGCGCTCACGGCTTACGCCCGTGCCGGCGAACTGGCCGGCGACGCCGAGGCGGCGGTGGTCGTGCTGGCCCGCCAGGCGATGCTGGCGACGGTGCGCGGCCGGCTCGACGTGGCGGCGACGCTCGCGGCGGAGGTGGGCGTACGTGGCCGTCAGGCCGGGCTGAACGACACCGACCGCCTGGTCGCGTCGCTGTACGGGCGGATCGGGATGATCCGGGGCGCGATCGGGTCGAGCGCCGAGGACCTGCAGATCCTCGCCCGGCGACTGCCCGGGCACTTCTTCGAGGCGACCGCCGCTCGTTCCCTGGCCGAGTCCGGTCGCGACGTCGAGGCGGCACTCGAACTGGAGCGGGTGCTGCCGGCCGTACTCTCCGGATCCGGGCCTCGCTGGGTAGGAGCCCTGGCCGACCTGGCCATGGTGGCCGCCCGGCTCGGCGAACCGGCGTCCGCGCAGGCCCTGTACGAGGCGCTCCTGCCCTACCAGGGGCGGCTGGTCGTCTGGGGTGGCGCCAACACGATCACCGGCCCGGTCGACGACTACCTGGGCCGGCTCGCCACCCGGTTGGGCCGGCCCGACCAGGCACTGTCCCATCTGGACAGCGCCATCGCCCTGGAGCGACGGATCGGCGCCCTGCCCTGGCTCGCCGCCACGCTGGTCGTCCGGGCCGGCGTGCTCGGCGGACACGGTGGTGGCGTCGAGGACCGGGCCCGCGTCGACGACGATCTCGACCGGGCCCGCTCGATCGCGCAGCGGCTCGGCATGATCGGCCTGCTGGCCACACTCACCCCGCCCGCGGACGAGTGGCGGCTGACCCGCGAGGGTGAGGACTGGCGGCTCGACGCCGGCGCCGAAACGGCCCGCCTGCGCGACAGCCAGGGGGTCCGGTACCTGCGCACCCTGCTCGCCGCACCGGGGCAGGAAATCGCCGCGCTGGACCTCGTCGCGGGTGGCACCGGCCTGCGGGTGCCGGACGGGGACGTGGTGCTCGACGATGCCGCCTGCGCCGCGTACCGGCGACGGTTGGCGACTCTGGAGGAGCAGCTCGACGCGGCCGACCGGGCCGGCGACGTCGAACGGGCGGCGGCCACCCAGTCGGAGCGGGCCGCCCTGGTGGCCGAGCTACGGCGGGCCAGCGGGCTCGGTGGCCGGCCCCGCGTTCACGCCAGCGAGGCCGAACGTGCCCGGGTCAACGCCACCCGCACGCTCTGGTCCACCGTCAAGCGGGTCGAGTCCGCCGCACCACTGGCCGGCGCCCACCTGAGGGCCTCACTGCGCACCGGGCGGCAGTTCCGGTACCAGCCGGCTCCGGGCGGCCCGACCCGGTGGAGCGTGTAG
- a CDS encoding ABC transporter ATP-binding protein produces MTSVTTAPASATASVALTGVTKVYGGGQNAVLALDRVSLDVAPGEFVCLVGASGCGKSTLLNLVAGLDQVSGGRIEIVDRAQAAATASSHRQRSPGLMFQEPALFPWLTVEANVEMPLKLRRVPRDARRKRVAELLDTVRLGDFARRRPHELSGGMRQRVALARTLALDTPVLLMDEPFGALDAMTRDLLHDELERIWTERRLTVLFVTHNVREAARLADRIVLLSSRPGRIIYETRVTASRPRRIDSPEVAAIAAEVTDRLRTEVGRHGQ; encoded by the coding sequence ATGACCTCCGTGACAACGGCACCGGCGAGCGCGACCGCCTCGGTCGCGCTCACCGGCGTCACCAAGGTGTACGGCGGGGGCCAGAACGCCGTCCTCGCCCTGGACCGGGTCTCACTCGACGTCGCCCCCGGTGAGTTCGTCTGCCTCGTCGGTGCCTCCGGATGCGGCAAGAGCACCCTGCTCAACCTCGTGGCCGGGCTCGACCAGGTCAGCGGCGGCCGGATCGAGATCGTCGACCGGGCCCAGGCAGCCGCGACGGCCTCGTCCCATCGGCAACGCTCGCCCGGCCTCATGTTCCAGGAGCCCGCGCTCTTTCCGTGGCTCACCGTGGAAGCCAACGTGGAGATGCCACTCAAGCTGCGCCGCGTGCCCCGGGACGCGCGCCGTAAGCGGGTCGCCGAACTGCTTGACACGGTACGCCTGGGCGACTTCGCCCGGCGACGTCCACACGAGCTCTCCGGCGGCATGCGTCAGCGGGTGGCATTGGCCCGCACGCTCGCCCTCGACACTCCGGTCCTGCTCATGGACGAGCCGTTCGGTGCGCTCGACGCGATGACCCGCGACCTGTTGCATGACGAGCTGGAGCGGATCTGGACGGAGCGCCGACTGACCGTTCTCTTCGTCACCCACAACGTACGGGAGGCGGCCCGGCTCGCCGACCGGATCGTGCTGCTCTCCAGCCGGCCCGGCCGGATCATCTACGAGACCCGGGTGACCGCGTCCCGACCCCGGCGGATCGACTCGCCCGAGGTCGCCGCGATCGCCGCCGAGGTCACCGATCGGCTACGTACGGAGGTGGGCCGCCATGGCCAGTGA
- a CDS encoding alpha/beta fold hydrolase — MVTPTTYNLYAPELRLLGDHFGKGDDMSDAHQRYFGQLAGDTYGSADERPPLVLVHGLSYDRRQWEPLLRELEAVDPGRRVLTLDLPGHGGSPRRDSYHTDEVTQVIHEAVTDAGLESPIIVGHSLGGVLATIYAAEYPTRGAINIDQPLLVGGFGEALRQAEPVLRSPAYHQVWETMLAGMHIDLLPPAARELVRTATTPRQDLLLGYWNEVIVTPAEEMTERRTRDLKAIHSRGIAYRYVTGDEPNPAYRQWLESTLPGIAITVLPGTGHFPHLARPAEIARMLDA; from the coding sequence GTGGTGACCCCCACCACGTACAACCTGTACGCACCGGAGTTACGCCTCCTGGGTGACCACTTCGGCAAGGGAGACGACATGAGTGACGCACACCAGCGGTACTTCGGCCAGCTGGCCGGCGACACGTACGGCAGCGCCGACGAGCGACCGCCCCTGGTCCTGGTGCACGGGCTCAGCTACGACCGCCGCCAGTGGGAGCCGCTCCTGCGTGAACTGGAGGCCGTTGACCCGGGCCGCCGGGTACTTACCCTGGACCTGCCCGGGCACGGTGGGTCGCCCCGGCGCGACTCGTACCACACCGACGAGGTCACCCAGGTCATCCACGAGGCGGTGACCGACGCCGGACTCGAGTCACCGATCATCGTCGGACACTCCCTCGGCGGCGTGCTGGCGACGATCTACGCCGCCGAATATCCGACCCGGGGTGCGATCAACATCGACCAGCCCCTGCTGGTCGGCGGCTTCGGGGAGGCGCTGCGCCAGGCCGAACCGGTGCTCCGCAGCCCCGCCTACCACCAGGTCTGGGAGACCATGCTCGCCGGCATGCACATCGACCTGCTGCCACCGGCCGCGCGGGAACTCGTCCGGACGGCCACCACACCTCGGCAGGACCTCCTGCTCGGCTACTGGAACGAGGTGATCGTGACGCCGGCGGAGGAGATGACCGAACGCCGCACCCGGGACCTGAAGGCCATCCACTCGCGCGGCATCGCCTACCGGTACGTCACCGGCGACGAACCGAATCCGGCGTACCGGCAGTGGCTGGAGTCGACCCTGCCCGGCATCGCCATCACCGTCCTGCCCGGCACCGGTCACTTCCCGCACCTGGCCCGGCCCGCCGAAATCGCCCGGATGCTCGACGCCTGA
- a CDS encoding YeiH family protein, with amino-acid sequence MTTDATPKETRTEASAVTADPTPSTPVRPGPAWGWIVLGLLVVLVLAGSTRYLEQNVPAFFADTDLAEIADAIEYPVYAILLGLLGNVLVTLLGVRERIAAAFRTEFFIKTGLVLLGASINLSVIASAAGPAIAQAILLISGVFLFTWWLAGRLGLDEKLRALLAAAVSICGVSAAIAAAGAVRARREQLAYTASLVILFALPSIFVLPWLADVFGLSDAVAGAWIGGNIDTTAAVTAAGALAGEEALQIASIVKVTQNALMGVVAVALTAYFTLRVERQPGATRPGLGELWRRFPKFVLGFVAASVIATWYLDVAGADGKEVIGVVNDLRVWFLILAFVSIGLEFRVASLREAGWRPIAVFASATVFNLVLALALASLLFRNFTG; translated from the coding sequence ATGACCACCGACGCCACACCGAAGGAGACCCGCACCGAGGCATCCGCCGTCACAGCGGACCCGACCCCCTCGACCCCGGTACGGCCCGGTCCGGCCTGGGGCTGGATCGTCCTCGGACTGCTGGTGGTGCTCGTACTGGCCGGGTCGACCCGGTACCTCGAACAGAACGTACCGGCCTTCTTCGCGGACACGGACCTGGCCGAGATCGCGGACGCGATCGAATACCCGGTCTACGCGATTCTGCTCGGCCTGCTCGGCAACGTCCTCGTCACCCTGCTCGGTGTCCGGGAGCGGATCGCCGCCGCCTTCCGGACCGAGTTCTTCATCAAAACCGGTCTGGTCCTGCTCGGCGCCTCGATCAACCTTTCGGTGATCGCCAGTGCCGCGGGTCCGGCGATCGCGCAGGCGATCCTGCTCATCAGCGGTGTCTTCCTCTTCACCTGGTGGCTCGCCGGCCGGTTGGGGCTGGACGAGAAACTGCGGGCACTGCTCGCCGCCGCCGTCTCGATCTGCGGGGTCAGCGCGGCGATCGCGGCGGCCGGGGCGGTACGGGCCAGAAGGGAGCAGCTCGCGTACACCGCCAGCCTGGTCATCCTCTTCGCCCTGCCGTCGATCTTCGTCCTGCCCTGGCTGGCCGATGTGTTCGGGCTCTCCGACGCGGTGGCCGGTGCCTGGATCGGCGGCAACATCGACACCACCGCCGCCGTCACCGCCGCGGGTGCGCTCGCCGGCGAGGAGGCGCTGCAGATCGCCAGCATCGTCAAGGTGACCCAGAACGCGCTGATGGGCGTCGTGGCGGTGGCACTCACCGCGTACTTCACCCTGCGGGTCGAGCGTCAGCCCGGTGCGACCCGTCCCGGCCTGGGCGAGCTGTGGCGACGCTTCCCGAAGTTCGTGCTCGGCTTCGTCGCCGCGTCGGTGATCGCCACCTGGTACCTCGACGTGGCGGGAGCGGACGGCAAGGAGGTCATCGGGGTGGTCAACGACCTGCGGGTCTGGTTCCTGATCCTGGCGTTTGTCAGCATCGGCCTGGAATTCCGGGTCGCCTCGCTGCGGGAGGCGGGTTGGCGGCCGATCGCGGTCTTCGCCAGCGCGACGGTGTTCAACCTGGTGCTCGCCCTGGCTCTCGCGTCGCTGCTGTTCCGCAACTTCACCGGTTGA
- a CDS encoding TSUP family transporter, which translates to MTPGETQGWQLGLAVLLGALAAALGTPTGVSGGLLLLPLLMTVFGLGGTVASATNLLFNIVSTPMGIARQPRIDSELTLLLVSSAAPAAVAGVLVNVFLLGDSAVFRALVAALLAAVAVSILLPRPSAPGALPSVGWTPLTRPNRQVMILVGAASGLLGGFYGLGGAVLAAPVALLVTGWPVARISGAALVATMVVSLTGLATYSALSLAGHTAVRTPHWPLGLALGVGGVIGGYGATRYAAKVPDRSLRIVLAVLIGLGAVRLALL; encoded by the coding sequence TTGACTCCAGGGGAGACGCAGGGGTGGCAACTGGGACTCGCCGTGCTGCTCGGCGCCCTCGCCGCAGCCCTCGGTACGCCGACCGGTGTCTCTGGCGGCCTGCTCCTGTTGCCGCTGCTGATGACCGTCTTCGGGCTCGGCGGTACGGTCGCGAGTGCGACCAACCTGCTGTTCAACATCGTCTCCACGCCGATGGGGATCGCGCGACAACCACGCATCGACAGCGAGTTGACGCTGTTGCTGGTCAGCTCGGCGGCGCCCGCCGCGGTGGCGGGAGTGCTGGTCAACGTGTTCCTGCTCGGTGACTCGGCGGTCTTCCGGGCGCTGGTGGCCGCATTGCTGGCCGCGGTCGCCGTCAGCATCCTGCTGCCCCGCCCCTCGGCGCCCGGTGCGCTCCCGTCGGTCGGGTGGACACCGCTGACCCGCCCGAACCGTCAGGTGATGATCCTCGTCGGCGCCGCCAGCGGCCTGCTCGGCGGCTTCTACGGGCTGGGTGGGGCGGTCCTCGCCGCCCCGGTCGCATTGCTGGTCACCGGCTGGCCGGTGGCCCGGATATCGGGTGCCGCCCTGGTCGCCACGATGGTCGTCTCGCTCACCGGGCTCGCCACCTACAGCGCCCTGAGTCTCGCCGGTCACACGGCCGTGCGTACCCCGCACTGGCCACTCGGCCTCGCGCTGGGCGTGGGTGGCGTGATCGGTGGCTATGGCGCCACCCGGTACGCAGCCAAGGTCCCCGACCGGTCACTCCGGATCGTGCTCGCGGTCCTCATCGGACTCGGCGCGGTCCGCCTCGCGCTGCTCTGA
- a CDS encoding aliphatic sulfonate ABC transporter substrate-binding protein, whose protein sequence is MRRPPYRRLGRLATLAVLTPALLGVTAACGGDDGEGGSSGPVTLRLGYFPNITHASAVVGVEKGIFTEKLGGDVKLETATFNAGPAAIEAIFSGALDATYIGPNPTVNAHSKSKGEAVRVVSGAASGGVALVVKAGINSVEDLRGKKIATPQLGNTQDVAIRYWLKEKGLTTNKEGGGDVSIVPQENAQTVETFGTAIDGAWVPEPFVSRLVNAGGKVLVDERDLWPDKKFVITNLIVSTKFLKAHPDVVKRLVEGQVAANEFVNTKPDEAQQAISEHIGKITGKPLDLKLIKQAWPTLQFLNDPIESSLKTGLDHAVAVGLTQPVDLKGLYDLSYLNEVLKAQGKAEVPLT, encoded by the coding sequence ATGAGACGTCCCCCGTACCGCCGGCTTGGCCGGCTGGCCACCCTCGCGGTCCTGACCCCGGCGCTGCTCGGCGTCACCGCTGCCTGCGGCGGAGATGACGGCGAGGGCGGTTCTTCCGGCCCGGTGACCCTCCGGCTCGGCTACTTTCCCAACATCACCCACGCGTCCGCGGTCGTCGGGGTGGAGAAGGGAATCTTCACCGAGAAGCTGGGCGGCGACGTCAAGCTTGAGACGGCGACGTTCAACGCGGGTCCCGCCGCCATCGAAGCGATCTTCTCCGGCGCGCTCGACGCCACGTACATCGGTCCCAACCCGACCGTCAACGCCCACTCGAAGTCGAAGGGCGAGGCCGTACGGGTGGTCTCGGGTGCGGCCTCCGGCGGGGTGGCCCTGGTCGTGAAGGCGGGCATCAACTCGGTCGAGGACCTGCGCGGCAAGAAGATCGCGACTCCTCAGCTGGGCAACACCCAGGACGTGGCGATCCGCTACTGGCTCAAGGAGAAGGGCCTCACCACCAACAAGGAGGGCGGCGGCGACGTCTCGATCGTGCCGCAGGAGAACGCGCAGACCGTCGAAACCTTCGGCACCGCCATCGACGGCGCCTGGGTGCCGGAACCCTTCGTCTCCCGGCTGGTCAACGCCGGTGGCAAGGTCCTGGTGGACGAGCGCGACCTGTGGCCGGACAAGAAGTTCGTCATCACCAACCTGATCGTCAGCACCAAGTTCCTCAAGGCCCACCCGGACGTGGTGAAGCGGCTGGTCGAGGGGCAGGTCGCGGCGAACGAGTTCGTCAACACCAAGCCGGACGAGGCCCAGCAGGCGATCTCCGAGCACATCGGCAAGATCACCGGTAAGCCGCTCGACCTCAAGCTGATCAAGCAGGCCTGGCCCACGCTGCAGTTCCTCAACGATCCGATCGAGTCGTCCCTCAAGACCGGGCTCGACCATGCCGTCGCCGTGGGACTCACCCAGCCGGTCGACCTCAAGGGACTCTACGACCTGTCCTACCTCAACGAGGTACTCAAGGCGCAGGGTAAGGCCGAGGTTCCCCTGACATGA
- a CDS encoding low temperature requirement protein A has product MTTDRYAGLIRDPNRPQRATAVELFYDLVYVFMLARLAEALIHDLHPLGAYETLILLLATWWVWSYTNLATDTLDSSRPAVQLLVIAIMFGSLVMSTAVPDAFEGRGLLFASAYVGIHLGRSLVLAVILRRHRLRNRPLRGIFWFGMSGAIWIAGAFSSDGVRVLLWTLALALDYLGPMLRWPTPWIGRSPAWEWNLAGEHLAERYRQFIIIALGETIVITARTFRSSDYGSQRVFAFVTAFATTVLLWWIYFYRTREKLGNAITGSADPGRETKWAGYAHLVMVAGVVLTTVGDELIIKHPYGPMQESWVAVIIGGPVLFLLGRTLLGHEVFVHVARPWVIGTCVLVAMAPGMLFLPPVAVSATVVAVLFAIVLADALSTRERRG; this is encoded by the coding sequence ATGACGACGGACAGGTACGCCGGACTGATTCGTGATCCGAATCGGCCGCAGCGGGCCACGGCCGTCGAGCTCTTCTACGATCTGGTCTACGTCTTCATGCTGGCCCGGCTCGCCGAGGCGCTGATCCACGACCTGCACCCACTCGGCGCGTACGAGACGCTGATCCTGCTGCTCGCCACCTGGTGGGTCTGGTCCTACACCAACCTCGCCACCGACACGCTGGACTCGAGCCGGCCCGCCGTGCAACTGCTCGTCATCGCGATCATGTTCGGCAGCCTGGTCATGTCGACCGCGGTGCCGGACGCGTTCGAGGGTCGTGGCCTGCTCTTCGCCTCCGCGTACGTCGGCATCCACCTCGGCCGAAGCCTCGTGCTCGCGGTGATCCTGCGCCGCCACCGGCTACGCAACCGGCCGCTGCGGGGCATCTTCTGGTTCGGCATGTCCGGCGCGATCTGGATCGCCGGGGCGTTCTCCTCCGACGGCGTACGTGTGCTGCTCTGGACGCTGGCGCTGGCGCTGGACTACCTGGGACCGATGCTGCGTTGGCCGACCCCGTGGATCGGACGCTCGCCGGCCTGGGAGTGGAACCTGGCCGGCGAACACCTGGCCGAGCGGTACCGGCAGTTCATCATCATCGCGCTCGGCGAAACCATCGTGATCACCGCCCGGACCTTCCGCAGCAGCGACTACGGTTCGCAGCGCGTGTTCGCCTTCGTCACCGCGTTCGCCACCACGGTGCTGCTCTGGTGGATCTACTTCTACCGGACCCGGGAGAAGCTGGGCAACGCCATCACCGGCTCCGCCGACCCCGGCCGGGAGACCAAATGGGCCGGGTACGCACACCTGGTCATGGTGGCCGGCGTGGTCCTCACCACGGTCGGCGACGAACTAATCATCAAGCACCCGTACGGCCCGATGCAGGAGAGCTGGGTCGCGGTGATCATCGGGGGGCCGGTGCTCTTCCTGCTCGGCCGTACGCTGCTCGGCCACGAGGTCTTCGTACACGTCGCCCGTCCCTGGGTGATCGGGACGTGCGTCCTGGTCGCCATGGCGCCCGGGATGCTCTTCCTGCCCCCGGTCGCCGTCTCCGCCACCGTCGTGGCCGTCCTGTTCGCGATCGTGCTGGCGGACGCGTTGAGCACCCGGGAGCGGCGCGGCTGA
- a CDS encoding ABC transporter permease, producing the protein MASDTTTGIRAEAEMISGLDALAIATGAKVESRARRLWSSTWPKLAAIGLALGIWQVVVWTGWKDPWALPGPVAVFGDLGPYLVNPLFWQGLATTARRAVVGFAAAVAFGLVLGLAVARVRILRAALGSMITALQTMPSIAWFPLAILLFQLSEQAIFFVVVLGAAPSIANGVIHGVDYVPPLLLRAGQNIGARGLNLYRYVIAPAALPAIVAGLKQGWAFAWRSLMAGELLVVIATKTSIGAQLVYARELSEAERLIAIMIVILVLGLLVDTAFGAADRAIRRRWGLLRPRR; encoded by the coding sequence ATGGCCAGTGACACCACCACCGGCATCCGGGCCGAGGCCGAGATGATCTCCGGTCTGGACGCGTTGGCGATCGCCACCGGAGCGAAGGTGGAGAGCAGGGCACGTCGGCTCTGGAGTTCGACCTGGCCGAAGCTGGCCGCGATCGGCCTCGCCCTCGGCATCTGGCAGGTGGTCGTCTGGACCGGCTGGAAGGATCCGTGGGCATTGCCCGGTCCCGTCGCCGTCTTCGGCGACCTGGGGCCGTACCTGGTCAATCCCTTGTTCTGGCAGGGACTGGCGACGACTGCCCGGCGAGCCGTCGTCGGCTTCGCCGCCGCCGTCGCGTTCGGACTCGTGCTGGGGCTCGCGGTCGCCCGGGTCCGGATCCTGCGGGCGGCTCTCGGCTCGATGATCACCGCGTTGCAGACCATGCCGTCGATCGCCTGGTTCCCCCTGGCGATCCTCCTCTTCCAACTCAGCGAGCAGGCCATCTTCTTCGTGGTGGTGCTGGGCGCCGCGCCCTCCATCGCCAACGGCGTCATCCACGGTGTCGACTACGTTCCGCCGCTGCTGCTACGGGCCGGTCAGAACATCGGTGCCAGGGGGCTGAACCTCTACCGGTACGTGATCGCGCCGGCCGCGCTGCCCGCGATCGTGGCCGGTCTCAAGCAGGGCTGGGCCTTCGCCTGGCGCAGCCTGATGGCCGGGGAGCTGCTGGTGGTGATCGCGACGAAGACCTCGATCGGTGCGCAGCTCGTCTACGCCCGGGAACTGTCCGAGGCGGAGCGGCTCATCGCCATCATGATCGTGATCCTGGTGCTGGGCCTGCTCGTCGACACAGCGTTCGGCGCGGCGGACCGGGCCATCCGGCGACGGTGGGGCCTCCTGCGACCCCGCCGGTAA
- a CDS encoding RrF2 family transcriptional regulator, whose product MYVSARSDYAIRAMLAIAAGKNTDPTLRGGDQPATTAGRAASGGGEWVTAATLATVQEIPLSFLQGILHDLRRAGLLVSQRGVDGGYSLARPAAEISVGDVLRALSGSLTTVRGMPTDAAGYHGVAAGLGNVWLAVHDAIEQVVDRTTLSDLLAPHQHLSPPGVSR is encoded by the coding sequence GTGTACGTCTCAGCCCGCAGCGACTACGCCATCCGTGCCATGTTGGCGATCGCGGCCGGGAAGAACACCGATCCGACCCTTCGGGGCGGTGACCAACCCGCCACCACCGCTGGTCGCGCCGCCAGCGGTGGTGGTGAGTGGGTCACGGCCGCGACACTCGCCACCGTGCAGGAGATTCCGCTGAGCTTTCTCCAGGGCATCCTGCACGACCTGCGACGGGCCGGCCTGCTGGTGAGTCAGCGGGGCGTCGACGGCGGTTACTCCTTGGCCAGACCAGCCGCCGAGATCAGCGTCGGCGACGTACTGCGCGCGCTGAGCGGATCGCTGACCACCGTACGGGGAATGCCGACCGACGCGGCCGGCTACCACGGCGTCGCGGCCGGACTCGGCAACGTCTGGCTGGCCGTGCACGACGCGATCGAGCAGGTGGTCGACCGGACCACCCTCTCCGATCTGCTCGCACCTCATCAGCATCTCTCGCCTCCGGGCGTCTCCCGTTGA